A part of Myxococcus landrumus genomic DNA contains:
- a CDS encoding RCC1 domain-containing protein codes for MRKDNVMARPGFAQVLVLSVLLALGCEGTSGSAEPSLASATRSQALASATSKVAAGSQHSLYVTPTGTVWAWGGNGSGQLGTGSVSFQRVMARQIPGLTEVTSVAAGDAHSLALRADRTVWTWGGNNAGQVGDGTNVDRPTPKQVQGLTDVVAVAAGEFHSLALRSDGTVWAWGSNFYGQLGRGHSQPGPSPAQVVGLTNVVALAAGFDFSLAVRSDGTVWAWGANGSGQLGDGTYAQRLAPTQVSQLQGVTAVTAGLYHALALRSDGTVWAWGSNASGQMGDGTWTDRPSPVQVTTIARAKSVAAQDAGSLVLLDDGGVFAWGLNSQGQLGSGTTTDSPLPVRVQGLGAVTSLAAGTHHAVALRADGTLWTWGNGAMGQLGHGSSERLLSPEVVTRLSGVASVASGSFHSVAALSDGSVWSWGRNTNGQLGDGTVTERHLPVRVPGLSSVLSVSASGHHSFALRSDGTVWGWGRNAQGQLGDGTTKDRTLPVLVAGLSSVKSLAAGGSHMVALRTDGTVWTWGYNGVGQLGDGTTTDRRAPVQVSGLSGVVSVAAGAYFSLALRSDGTVWAWGDGFEGQIGDGAGVQRASPVQVTGLTRVVKLAAGAAHGLAVRDDGTVWAWGDNTEGQIGDGSWSDRFRAVQVYGVTGVSSVVGGLYHSMALAQDGTLRAWGGNAYGQFGDGGVAPRVVAGAVPGLSGIKLLGASYLHVLAVRADGTLLTWGYNRFGQLGLGAVGWSPLPMQVRGLGQGRRLSAGRAHSLLVRADGSVLAWGQNTSGQLGDGSTTHRAAPVLVRNLPCARAASVGRQHSLMLACDGTVWSWGGNSQGQLGDGGVMSRAYPVKVEGLWGVVAVLAGGDSSMALRADGTVWTWGANGAGQLGDGTLGDRASPMEVKGLSGIATGVMGEAHALVVGQDGTVWAWGANGRGQLGDGTTTSSATPVRVTGLTAATSVSVGQAYSMAVLPDGMVWSWGANDSGQLGDGTNVARSTPKPVQDLSDVKAVTAGAHHVLAVRHDGTVWGWGANAFGQVGDGTHFWRFRPVRVEGLANAVETSAGEQHSLALLEDERALSWGSHEYGQLGDAESGPSLEPVGVKLPNSKALVPVVSVSAWHQHATALLSDGTVQTWGGNADGQLGDGTTESRATPITVAGLTSLVAVAPAARHTLALRSDGTVWAWGDNTFGQLGDGSTTRRTLPVQVLGLEKVKAIAAGSYHSLAVREDGTVWTWGYNVFGQLGDGTMDARAVPTRMLGMEGAVAVAGGEYHSLVLRSDGTLWASGNNSHGQLGEGTFTNRLSPFQVVQLDQVREVRAGGYHSVALREDGSVWTWGHNGQGQLGDGTVMTRREPAPVPGLTGVTSVGAGTSHTFAVAAETWAWGSNSHGQLGTGDSADRLSPASVKGLQGAKSVLAGGDFSVAHGADGSALSWGTNVHGTLGIGLPGQRTVPGAVSLP; via the coding sequence ATGCGGAAGGACAACGTGATGGCGAGGCCGGGCTTCGCACAGGTCTTGGTGCTGAGCGTCTTGCTCGCGCTGGGGTGTGAAGGCACCTCGGGCTCCGCGGAACCGTCTCTCGCTTCAGCCACTCGTTCACAGGCCCTCGCGTCCGCCACATCGAAGGTCGCCGCGGGCTCGCAGCACTCGCTCTATGTCACGCCGACAGGCACGGTGTGGGCGTGGGGTGGCAATGGCTCGGGACAGCTCGGCACCGGGAGCGTGTCGTTCCAGCGCGTCATGGCCCGGCAGATACCGGGACTGACGGAAGTCACGAGCGTCGCGGCGGGAGACGCCCACTCGCTCGCGCTGCGCGCGGACCGGACGGTGTGGACCTGGGGTGGCAACAACGCGGGCCAGGTGGGAGATGGCACCAACGTCGACCGTCCCACGCCCAAGCAGGTGCAGGGGCTCACCGACGTGGTCGCCGTCGCGGCGGGTGAGTTCCATTCGCTGGCGCTGCGCTCCGATGGCACCGTGTGGGCCTGGGGCAGCAACTTCTATGGCCAGCTCGGGCGCGGCCACTCGCAGCCGGGGCCTTCGCCCGCGCAGGTGGTGGGGCTGACCAACGTGGTGGCGCTCGCGGCGGGCTTCGACTTCTCGCTGGCCGTGCGCTCGGACGGCACAGTGTGGGCGTGGGGCGCCAATGGCTCCGGGCAGCTCGGTGATGGGACCTATGCGCAGCGCCTGGCCCCCACGCAGGTGTCCCAGCTCCAGGGCGTTACCGCCGTGACGGCGGGCCTCTACCACGCGCTCGCGCTGCGCTCGGATGGGACGGTGTGGGCCTGGGGCAGCAATGCCTCGGGTCAGATGGGTGATGGGACGTGGACGGACCGCCCCTCGCCGGTGCAGGTCACCACCATCGCGCGAGCGAAGTCCGTGGCCGCGCAGGACGCGGGCTCGCTGGTGTTGCTCGATGACGGCGGCGTGTTCGCCTGGGGGCTCAACTCGCAGGGCCAGTTGGGCAGTGGCACCACCACGGACAGCCCGCTCCCCGTGCGCGTGCAGGGGCTGGGCGCGGTGACGTCATTGGCGGCGGGGACGCATCACGCGGTGGCGCTGCGCGCCGATGGCACGTTGTGGACGTGGGGCAACGGGGCCATGGGCCAGTTGGGCCACGGCAGCTCCGAGCGGCTGCTCTCGCCGGAGGTCGTCACGCGCTTGTCGGGAGTGGCCTCGGTCGCGTCGGGCAGCTTCCACTCGGTGGCCGCGCTGTCGGATGGCTCGGTGTGGAGCTGGGGCCGCAACACCAACGGACAGCTCGGGGATGGCACCGTCACCGAGCGCCACCTGCCCGTCCGCGTGCCGGGCCTCTCCAGCGTGCTCTCCGTGAGCGCGTCGGGACATCACTCGTTCGCGCTGCGCTCGGATGGAACGGTGTGGGGTTGGGGCCGCAACGCGCAGGGGCAGTTGGGTGACGGCACGACGAAGGACCGCACCTTGCCCGTGCTCGTGGCGGGCTTGAGCAGCGTGAAGTCGCTGGCCGCGGGAGGCAGCCACATGGTGGCGCTGCGCACCGACGGCACCGTGTGGACGTGGGGCTACAACGGCGTGGGGCAGCTCGGTGATGGCACCACGACCGACCGCCGCGCGCCCGTGCAGGTGTCTGGCCTGTCGGGTGTGGTGTCGGTGGCCGCCGGCGCCTACTTCTCGCTGGCGCTGCGCTCCGACGGCACCGTGTGGGCCTGGGGTGATGGCTTCGAGGGACAGATTGGAGATGGCGCGGGAGTCCAGCGCGCGTCGCCGGTCCAGGTGACGGGGCTGACGCGAGTGGTGAAGCTGGCCGCGGGCGCCGCGCATGGTCTGGCCGTGCGCGACGACGGCACGGTGTGGGCGTGGGGTGACAACACGGAAGGGCAGATTGGAGACGGCTCGTGGTCCGACCGGTTCCGCGCCGTGCAGGTCTACGGGGTGACGGGCGTGTCCTCCGTCGTCGGTGGGCTCTATCACTCCATGGCCCTGGCGCAGGATGGAACGCTGCGCGCCTGGGGTGGCAACGCGTATGGACAGTTCGGTGATGGAGGTGTCGCGCCTCGTGTCGTGGCGGGGGCGGTGCCCGGCCTCTCCGGCATCAAGCTGCTGGGCGCCAGCTACCTGCATGTGCTCGCCGTGCGCGCGGACGGCACGCTGCTGACGTGGGGCTACAACCGCTTCGGTCAGCTCGGCCTGGGCGCGGTGGGCTGGAGTCCGCTGCCGATGCAGGTGCGGGGCCTGGGGCAGGGGCGGAGGCTCTCCGCGGGGCGTGCCCACTCGTTGCTCGTGCGCGCGGATGGCTCCGTGCTCGCGTGGGGACAGAACACCTCCGGCCAGCTCGGCGATGGCTCGACGACGCATCGCGCGGCGCCGGTCCTCGTGCGCAATCTCCCGTGTGCGCGCGCGGCGTCCGTGGGCAGGCAGCACTCGCTGATGCTCGCGTGTGATGGAACGGTGTGGTCGTGGGGTGGGAACAGCCAAGGCCAGCTCGGCGATGGCGGCGTCATGTCTCGCGCGTACCCCGTGAAGGTGGAAGGGCTGTGGGGCGTGGTGGCCGTGCTCGCGGGAGGAGACTCCTCGATGGCGCTGCGCGCGGACGGCACGGTGTGGACGTGGGGCGCGAACGGCGCGGGCCAGCTCGGTGACGGCACGCTGGGAGACCGTGCCTCGCCCATGGAGGTGAAGGGATTGTCCGGCATCGCCACCGGGGTGATGGGCGAAGCCCATGCGCTGGTCGTGGGCCAGGACGGCACGGTGTGGGCCTGGGGCGCGAACGGCCGAGGGCAGTTGGGAGATGGCACCACCACCTCCAGCGCGACACCCGTCCGCGTGACGGGGCTGACGGCCGCCACGAGCGTGAGCGTCGGACAGGCGTACTCCATGGCGGTGCTCCCCGATGGCATGGTGTGGAGTTGGGGCGCGAATGACAGCGGGCAGCTCGGCGATGGCACCAACGTGGCGCGGAGCACGCCCAAGCCCGTGCAGGACTTGTCCGACGTCAAGGCGGTGACCGCGGGCGCGCATCACGTCCTGGCGGTGCGCCATGACGGGACCGTGTGGGGCTGGGGCGCCAATGCCTTTGGACAGGTGGGCGATGGAACCCACTTCTGGCGCTTCCGTCCGGTGCGCGTGGAGGGGCTCGCCAACGCGGTGGAGACGTCGGCGGGAGAGCAGCACTCGCTGGCGCTGCTGGAGGATGAGCGCGCGCTCTCCTGGGGCAGTCACGAGTATGGCCAGTTGGGTGACGCGGAGTCGGGACCGAGCCTGGAGCCCGTGGGCGTGAAGCTGCCGAACTCGAAGGCCCTGGTGCCCGTCGTCTCCGTGAGCGCGTGGCACCAGCATGCGACGGCGCTGCTCTCGGACGGCACCGTGCAGACGTGGGGCGGCAATGCGGACGGTCAGCTCGGCGATGGCACCACGGAGAGCCGGGCCACGCCCATCACCGTGGCGGGCCTGACGTCGCTGGTGGCCGTGGCTCCGGCCGCGCGGCACACGCTGGCGCTGCGCTCCGATGGCACCGTGTGGGCTTGGGGAGACAACACCTTCGGACAGCTCGGCGACGGCTCCACCACGCGGCGCACGTTGCCCGTCCAGGTGCTGGGGCTGGAGAAGGTGAAGGCCATCGCCGCGGGCAGCTACCACTCGTTGGCGGTGCGCGAGGACGGCACCGTGTGGACGTGGGGCTACAACGTCTTCGGGCAGCTCGGCGACGGGACGATGGACGCGCGCGCCGTGCCCACGCGCATGCTGGGGATGGAGGGCGCGGTGGCGGTGGCGGGAGGGGAGTACCACTCGCTGGTGCTGCGCTCCGACGGGACGCTGTGGGCGAGCGGCAACAACTCACACGGACAACTGGGCGAGGGCACCTTCACCAATCGCTTGTCACCCTTCCAGGTGGTGCAGCTCGACCAGGTGCGCGAGGTGCGCGCCGGTGGCTACCACTCCGTCGCCTTGCGCGAGGACGGGAGCGTCTGGACGTGGGGCCACAACGGTCAGGGCCAGCTCGGTGATGGGACGGTGATGACGCGGCGGGAGCCCGCGCCGGTGCCGGGACTGACGGGTGTCACGTCCGTGGGCGCCGGGACTTCGCACACCTTCGCCGTGGCCGCGGAGACGTGGGCGTGGGGGAGCAACTCGCACGGGCAATTGGGCACGGGGGACAGCGCCGACCGGCTGTCGCCTGCCTCGGTGAAGGGGCTGCAAGGCGCGAAGAGCGTGCTGGCGGGCGGAGACTTCTCCGTGGCCCACGGCGCGGATGGCAGCGCGTTGAGCTGGGGCACCAACGTCCACGGCACCCTGGGCATCGGCCTGCCGGGCCAGCGCACCGTGCCGGGCGCCGTCTCACTGCCCTGA
- a CDS encoding metallophosphoesterase: MGSMVQFVIFAVLTGGLIAGVHIYLYRRLFADTSENRMWRRVGMGAMSVLGTLLVLSFSVTRFVPMDFTFLVATLVWMWMGTSLYLLFALWLFGGVRGVARLFARMKAASVSTVQGTVRVDGAEALGTAAVLAVSPGDVVATAPAPEVNVERRRFLARVSAGGAALAAGGLSGYGMWNAFHPPVVNEVAVRLPGLPRELDGYTIVHLSDIHVGPIIQRRFMDELVARCNALHPDLVAITGDLVDGNVPTLGPSVAALRELRTRDGTYFVTGNHEYYWNATKWADALEGMGVQALRNRHVRIGDSAASFDLVGVDDWMARNMGPGLGYDLEAAVVGRQPDRAAVLLAHQPANWRVAAHAGMGLQLSGHTHGGQFFPFTLVVSAMWEHKAGHYEENGKHLYVSQGTGFWGPPLRVGTGPEIVKVTLLA; encoded by the coding sequence ATGGGTTCCATGGTGCAATTCGTCATCTTCGCGGTCCTCACCGGTGGCCTCATCGCGGGGGTCCACATCTACCTGTACCGGCGCCTGTTCGCGGACACCTCGGAGAACCGCATGTGGCGCCGGGTGGGAATGGGCGCGATGTCGGTGCTGGGCACCTTGCTGGTGCTGTCCTTCTCCGTGACGCGCTTCGTGCCGATGGACTTCACCTTCCTGGTGGCCACCCTCGTGTGGATGTGGATGGGCACCTCGCTCTACCTGCTGTTCGCGCTGTGGCTCTTCGGCGGCGTGCGCGGAGTGGCGCGGCTGTTCGCGAGGATGAAGGCCGCTTCCGTCTCCACGGTGCAAGGCACGGTGAGGGTGGATGGCGCAGAGGCGCTTGGGACCGCCGCCGTGCTTGCGGTGTCACCCGGAGACGTCGTGGCCACCGCGCCGGCGCCCGAGGTGAACGTGGAGCGGCGGCGCTTCCTGGCGCGCGTCTCGGCGGGCGGCGCGGCGCTCGCGGCGGGAGGACTGTCGGGCTACGGGATGTGGAACGCGTTCCATCCGCCGGTGGTGAACGAGGTGGCGGTGCGGCTCCCGGGGCTGCCTCGGGAGCTGGATGGCTACACCATCGTCCACCTGAGCGACATCCACGTGGGCCCTATCATCCAGCGCCGCTTCATGGACGAGCTGGTGGCGCGGTGCAACGCGCTGCACCCGGACCTGGTGGCCATCACGGGGGACCTGGTCGATGGGAACGTGCCCACGCTGGGGCCCTCGGTGGCGGCGCTGCGGGAGCTTCGCACCCGGGATGGGACGTACTTCGTCACGGGCAACCACGAGTACTACTGGAATGCCACGAAGTGGGCGGACGCGCTGGAGGGCATGGGTGTGCAGGCGCTGCGCAACCGGCACGTGCGCATTGGAGACTCGGCGGCCTCGTTCGACCTGGTCGGGGTGGATGACTGGATGGCGAGGAACATGGGCCCCGGTCTCGGGTATGACCTGGAAGCGGCGGTCGTCGGGCGACAGCCGGACCGGGCCGCGGTGCTGCTCGCGCATCAGCCCGCCAACTGGCGCGTGGCGGCGCATGCGGGCATGGGACTGCAACTGTCCGGGCATACGCACGGCGGACAGTTCTTCCCCTTCACGCTCGTGGTGTCCGCCATGTGGGAACACAAGGCGGGGCACTACGAGGAGAACGGCAAGCACCTCTACGTCAGCCAGGGGACCGGCTTCTGGGGCCCGCCCCTTCGCGTCGGCACCGGGCCGGAAATCGTCAAGGTGACGCTGCTGGCGTGA
- a CDS encoding lamin tail domain-containing protein: MAALGAVLLVQFGCSDDDGRCVGEKCDPPVTAACGNDKLEEGEQCDDGNQVGGDGCEADCSTTPMPEKPVCGNGKVEDVEVCDDGNAVDGDGCQADCSLTVTRCAAAEAPPLADGATCAVTKPGNGARLITGLVLMEKETLAGGQVLVNAQGVITCSSCDCSTAEGAAEATHVSCPTGVISPGLINAHDHVNYRSPPLASSDERYEQRLDWHHGLRSHTELNNSSASGTDAVSFAELRHLMAGTTSIAGAASGGSAGLLRNLDLVLVSRQEGPDLWPVVSSLYPLGDTETDTHAEGCGYSFLPRTSSLPRHAAYLPHIAEGINKEAFNEFRCVSAGTNDVLTPRTALVQGIALTAREIGQMADRGTGLVWTPRSNVALYGDTAMLPAFKRMGVSVALSTEWLQSGSMNLLRELKCADSLNSTYFFRAYSDQELWRMTTANAAEALNAQSRLGRIAPGMLGDLAVFSLRTFAKSPHRAVITAEPADVVLSMRGGKALYGDQALVEALKATAESCDMVDVCGKPKSACLQSELGKALAALQTANATAYPLFACGVPEGEPVCQPRRIANDPKWPASVTGSNVYSGDTRADDRDGDGLKGRADNCPFVFNPIRPMDGGKQADSDGDGVGDACDVCPMAANSTSCVPKVVGDDDHDGVPTWQDNCPFTANADQADRDGDGKGDACDACEVANPGNLGCPSTIHALKTPDGDRLPLEGKEIALTDVIVTGVVKGTSTNEGYWLQVHPLPSGTSVEHSGIYVYSPKAELAVGDRVDITTGVLTVFNGLPELVDVKYARRSTKNALPAPVVVTSADVRTGGPRAAALEGVLVEVRDVVVSTAVDRFIQFLVNESGDAGQPSLMVDDFSYSYEPPVVGTRYGSLRGVLTYNFSDSKIVPRSIADLAPPLPTLTGFGPGGFVRMGGTSPVSTFPQVLTLTLSGPYTEALEVFITSSNSTALRVPNGVVTVPKGQSSVEVKVEPLASAANVTLTATLRATSLQASFRVLGAAEQPEVVSVTPSEAMVVPGGTVSFTVALDRPAPANASVALSVNPTTGFGTLTPANGVLPVALNATQASFSLTVDEAATGPTGTVSAGIGSSSATATVTLDLTAPRLASLSPAGPVTVGYGQTQEFRVTLSSAPTADVSVTLAATPGTGVTHFGTVPATVTVPAGSTEATFLFTADAQGDGAGTVSASLLGVRRSTDVTVTPPPPKLASISPERRTVYFGALQAFTMTLDRRAPAGGVAIALELAPATGLGTLGAATVTVPEGSTQVQVLFTAGTTASTGTLSATYAGVTKVAEITTEERPATGHLVVNEFDYDPAGTDSAVLREFVEIYNSTSSPVSLSGVYIVLINGNGAQPTSYDKYDLTSLDVLAPGEYLVLGHPNVVDPLRGQTGVKVMELPTTKSIQNGGTGGDAIAIYDSTQNVLMDTVSYTGSVSSATIQWDAGTTRGPFNFVEGPRSPTGLVDANVLGSLGRKADSSDTDDNVEDFRFTPTLTPGRQNILP, from the coding sequence TTGGCCGCGCTTGGCGCGGTGCTGTTGGTTCAATTCGGTTGCTCGGATGACGACGGCAGGTGCGTCGGTGAGAAATGCGACCCCCCTGTCACGGCGGCTTGTGGCAACGACAAGCTGGAGGAGGGTGAGCAGTGTGACGATGGCAACCAGGTGGGTGGCGACGGGTGCGAGGCGGATTGCTCGACGACGCCCATGCCGGAGAAGCCCGTCTGTGGCAACGGGAAGGTGGAGGACGTCGAGGTATGTGACGACGGCAACGCCGTGGACGGCGACGGCTGTCAGGCGGACTGCTCGCTGACGGTGACTCGCTGCGCGGCGGCGGAGGCGCCTCCTCTCGCGGATGGCGCGACGTGCGCGGTGACGAAGCCGGGCAACGGCGCGCGGCTCATCACGGGCCTGGTGCTGATGGAGAAGGAGACGCTGGCGGGCGGACAGGTGCTCGTGAATGCCCAGGGTGTCATCACCTGCTCGTCATGTGATTGCTCCACGGCCGAGGGCGCCGCGGAGGCCACCCACGTGTCGTGCCCGACGGGTGTCATCTCCCCGGGACTCATCAACGCGCACGACCACGTCAACTACCGCTCGCCGCCGCTCGCGTCTTCGGACGAGCGCTACGAGCAGCGCCTGGACTGGCACCATGGCCTGCGCAGCCACACGGAGCTCAACAACAGCAGCGCGTCGGGCACGGATGCGGTGAGCTTCGCGGAGCTGCGCCACCTGATGGCGGGCACCACGTCCATCGCGGGTGCGGCGTCGGGCGGCTCCGCGGGACTCCTGCGCAACCTGGACCTCGTCCTGGTGAGCCGGCAGGAGGGCCCGGACCTGTGGCCGGTGGTCTCCAGCCTCTACCCGCTGGGTGACACGGAGACGGACACCCACGCGGAGGGCTGCGGCTACTCCTTCCTGCCGAGGACGTCGAGCCTGCCTCGCCACGCCGCGTACCTGCCGCACATCGCCGAGGGCATCAACAAGGAGGCCTTCAACGAGTTCCGCTGTGTGTCGGCGGGGACCAACGACGTGCTGACGCCTCGCACCGCGCTGGTGCAGGGCATCGCGCTGACGGCGCGGGAAATCGGGCAGATGGCGGACCGGGGCACGGGCCTCGTGTGGACGCCGCGCTCCAACGTGGCGCTGTATGGCGACACGGCCATGCTGCCCGCGTTCAAGCGGATGGGCGTGAGCGTGGCGCTGAGCACGGAGTGGCTCCAGTCCGGCTCCATGAACCTGCTGCGCGAGCTGAAGTGCGCGGACTCGCTCAACTCGACGTACTTCTTCCGGGCCTACAGCGACCAGGAGCTCTGGCGCATGACGACGGCCAACGCGGCGGAGGCGCTGAACGCGCAGAGCCGCCTGGGCCGCATCGCCCCCGGGATGTTGGGTGACCTGGCGGTCTTCTCGCTGCGCACGTTCGCGAAGTCGCCGCACCGCGCGGTCATCACCGCCGAGCCCGCCGACGTCGTGCTGTCGATGCGCGGCGGCAAGGCGCTCTACGGTGACCAGGCGCTGGTGGAGGCCCTCAAGGCCACCGCGGAGTCGTGTGACATGGTGGACGTGTGCGGCAAGCCCAAGTCCGCCTGCCTCCAGTCGGAGCTGGGCAAGGCGCTGGCGGCGCTGCAGACGGCCAACGCCACCGCCTATCCGCTGTTCGCCTGCGGCGTCCCGGAGGGCGAGCCGGTGTGCCAGCCCCGGCGCATCGCGAACGACCCGAAGTGGCCCGCGTCCGTGACGGGCTCCAACGTCTACTCGGGCGACACCCGCGCGGATGACCGGGACGGCGACGGGCTCAAGGGCCGCGCCGACAACTGCCCGTTCGTCTTCAACCCCATCCGTCCGATGGACGGTGGCAAGCAGGCCGACTCGGATGGCGACGGCGTGGGCGACGCGTGCGACGTGTGCCCGATGGCGGCGAACTCCACCTCGTGTGTTCCGAAGGTCGTGGGCGATGACGACCACGATGGCGTCCCGACGTGGCAGGACAACTGCCCGTTCACGGCCAACGCCGACCAGGCGGACCGGGACGGCGACGGCAAGGGCGATGCGTGCGACGCGTGCGAAGTGGCGAACCCCGGCAACCTGGGCTGCCCCTCCACCATCCACGCGCTGAAGACCCCCGATGGCGACCGGCTGCCGCTGGAGGGCAAGGAGATCGCGCTCACCGACGTCATCGTCACAGGCGTGGTGAAGGGCACCTCGACGAACGAGGGCTACTGGCTCCAGGTGCATCCGCTGCCGTCGGGGACGAGCGTGGAGCACTCGGGCATCTACGTGTACTCGCCCAAGGCGGAGCTCGCGGTGGGTGACCGGGTGGACATCACCACCGGCGTGCTGACCGTCTTCAACGGCCTGCCGGAGCTGGTGGACGTGAAGTACGCCCGACGCAGCACGAAGAACGCGCTGCCCGCGCCGGTGGTGGTCACCTCGGCGGATGTTCGCACGGGCGGGCCTCGGGCCGCGGCGCTGGAGGGTGTGCTGGTGGAAGTGCGCGACGTGGTCGTCAGCACCGCCGTGGACCGGTTCATCCAGTTCCTGGTCAACGAGAGCGGTGACGCGGGGCAGCCGTCGCTGATGGTGGATGACTTCTCCTACTCGTACGAGCCGCCGGTGGTGGGCACGCGCTACGGCTCGCTGCGCGGCGTGCTGACGTACAACTTCAGCGACTCCAAGATTGTGCCGCGCAGCATCGCGGACCTGGCGCCGCCGCTGCCGACGCTGACGGGCTTCGGGCCCGGTGGGTTCGTCCGCATGGGCGGCACCAGCCCCGTCAGCACCTTCCCGCAGGTCCTGACGTTGACGTTGTCGGGTCCGTACACGGAGGCGCTCGAGGTCTTCATCACGTCGAGCAACAGCACCGCGCTGCGCGTGCCCAACGGCGTGGTGACGGTGCCCAAGGGCCAGAGCTCCGTGGAGGTGAAGGTGGAGCCCCTGGCGTCGGCGGCGAACGTGACGCTCACCGCGACGCTGCGAGCCACCTCGCTCCAGGCGTCGTTCCGCGTGCTGGGCGCGGCGGAGCAGCCGGAGGTGGTCAGCGTGACGCCCTCGGAGGCGATGGTGGTGCCGGGAGGCACGGTGTCCTTCACGGTGGCGCTGGACCGTCCGGCCCCCGCGAATGCCTCGGTGGCGTTGAGCGTGAATCCGACGACGGGCTTCGGCACGCTGACGCCCGCCAATGGCGTGCTGCCGGTGGCGCTGAACGCGACGCAGGCGTCGTTCTCGCTCACGGTCGACGAAGCGGCCACGGGGCCCACGGGCACCGTGAGCGCGGGCATCGGCTCGAGCAGCGCCACCGCCACGGTGACGCTGGACCTGACGGCCCCGAGGCTGGCATCGCTGTCTCCGGCCGGGCCCGTGACGGTGGGCTACGGTCAGACGCAGGAGTTCCGCGTGACGTTGTCGTCGGCGCCCACGGCGGATGTCTCCGTGACGCTGGCCGCCACGCCGGGCACGGGGGTCACCCACTTCGGCACGGTGCCGGCGACGGTGACGGTGCCCGCGGGGTCGACGGAGGCCACGTTCCTCTTCACCGCGGATGCGCAGGGTGACGGCGCGGGCACGGTGTCCGCGTCGCTGCTCGGGGTTCGTCGGAGCACGGACGTCACGGTGACGCCGCCGCCGCCGAAGCTCGCGTCCATCTCTCCCGAGCGTCGGACGGTGTACTTCGGTGCGCTCCAGGCCTTCACGATGACGCTGGACCGCAGGGCTCCGGCGGGTGGTGTGGCCATCGCGCTGGAGCTGGCTCCCGCCACGGGGCTGGGGACGCTGGGTGCCGCGACGGTGACGGTGCCGGAAGGCTCGACGCAGGTGCAGGTCCTCTTCACCGCGGGGACCACGGCGAGCACGGGCACGCTGTCCGCGACGTACGCCGGCGTGACGAAGGTGGCGGAAATCACCACGGAGGAGCGCCCGGCCACCGGCCATCTGGTCGTCAACGAGTTCGACTACGACCCGGCGGGAACGGACTCGGCCGTGCTCAGGGAGTTCGTGGAGATCTACAACTCGACCTCCTCACCCGTCTCCCTGTCGGGTGTGTACATCGTCCTCATCAACGGCAATGGCGCCCAGCCGACGAGCTACGACAAGTACGACCTGACCAGCCTCGACGTCCTGGCGCCGGGTGAGTACCTGGTGCTGGGCCACCCGAACGTGGTGGACCCGCTCCGGGGCCAGACGGGCGTCAAGGTGATGGAGCTGCCCACGACCAAGTCCATCCAGAACGGCGGCACGGGTGGAGATGCCATCGCCATCTACGACAGCACCCAGAACGTCCTGATGGACACGGTCTCCTACACGGGGTCCGTTTCGAGCGCGACCATCCAGTGGGATGCGGGGACGACGCGCGGTCCGTTCAACTTCGTGGAAGGTCCCCGGAGCCCGACGGGCCTCGTGGACGCGAACGTGCTGGGCTCGCTGGGTCGCAAGGCGGACAGCTCGGACACGGACGACAACGTGGAGGACTTCCGGTTCACCCCCACGCTCACGCCGGGCCGGCAGAACATCCTGCCCTAG